In Bradyrhizobium erythrophlei, a single genomic region encodes these proteins:
- a CDS encoding cytochrome c yields MGHRLTRHWQHNAAAILVAAILCTASNAARAQLPAPPSPETIAKGKALTEVGDCGSCHTADPAKPFAGGKRIDTPFGAVYSANLTPDLNTGIGRWTDEAFLRAMRYGERPDGAAEYPAFPYPHFTKVTRDDVFAIRAYLATVAPVNNTPPPTALHWPLNYRVLMRLWNFAFFRPGIFEPDQNKSAEWNRGGYLVEGLGHCGACHTPKSFLGAERQHARFTGSRVDGWFAPRLDGAERGGLKSWSVEDIAEYLGTGRNAHSHAGGPMAQVVLNSTSRMSDTDVRAIAVYLKDIAAGPPEAASTPPSAAQMANGEKLYKGSCVACHELDGSGALRIYPPLPGNANLQSADALSTIRIILDGAETITTRRAPNTGSMPGYAKMSDQDVADVITYIRNAWGNAAPAVSAADVAKARK; encoded by the coding sequence ATGGGACATCGTTTGACACGCCACTGGCAACATAACGCAGCTGCGATTCTGGTCGCGGCTATCTTGTGCACTGCATCCAACGCCGCCCGGGCGCAGCTTCCCGCGCCGCCGTCGCCGGAAACCATCGCCAAGGGCAAGGCGCTGACGGAAGTCGGCGATTGCGGTAGCTGCCATACCGCCGATCCCGCAAAACCGTTCGCGGGCGGAAAGCGGATCGACACCCCGTTCGGCGCTGTCTATTCGGCCAACCTGACACCCGATCTCAATACCGGGATTGGCCGCTGGACCGACGAGGCGTTTCTGCGCGCCATGCGCTATGGCGAGCGGCCGGACGGCGCTGCCGAATATCCGGCCTTCCCTTACCCGCATTTCACGAAAGTCACCCGCGACGATGTGTTCGCGATCCGCGCCTATCTCGCCACGGTTGCTCCGGTCAACAACACGCCGCCGCCCACCGCGCTGCATTGGCCGCTGAATTATCGCGTGCTGATGCGGCTGTGGAATTTCGCGTTCTTCCGGCCCGGCATTTTCGAACCCGACCAGAACAAGAGCGCCGAGTGGAATCGCGGCGGCTATCTGGTCGAGGGCCTCGGCCATTGCGGCGCGTGCCATACGCCTAAAAGCTTTCTCGGCGCCGAACGCCAGCACGCGCGCTTCACCGGCAGCCGGGTCGATGGCTGGTTTGCCCCGCGCCTCGATGGCGCCGAGCGCGGCGGCCTGAAATCATGGAGCGTGGAGGATATCGCCGAATATCTCGGGACCGGGCGCAATGCGCATAGCCACGCCGGCGGTCCGATGGCGCAGGTGGTGCTCAATTCCACCTCGCGCATGAGCGATACGGACGTTCGCGCCATTGCGGTGTACCTGAAGGATATCGCGGCTGGCCCGCCCGAGGCGGCAAGCACGCCGCCGTCGGCCGCGCAAATGGCCAACGGCGAAAAACTCTACAAGGGATCGTGCGTCGCCTGCCACGAACTCGACGGCAGTGGCGCGCTGCGGATCTATCCGCCCTTGCCCGGCAACGCCAACCTGCAATCCGCCGATGCCCTGAGCACGATACGTATCATATTGGATGGCGCCGAGACGATCACGACGCGCCGCGCTCCCAACACCGGCTCGATGCCCGGATACGCTAAAATGTCCGATCAGGACGTCGCCGACGTCATCACCTATATCCGCAACGCCTGGGGCAACGCCGCCCCCGCGGTGAGCGCGGCGGATGTCGCCAAGGCGCGGAAATAG
- a CDS encoding indolepyruvate ferredoxin oxidoreductase family protein: MGINQGPISLDQKYTQGSGHVFLTGIQALVRLPMAQIRRDRANGLNTAGFISGYRGSPLGGYDQQLFAARKHLEQYNIKFQPGVNEDLAATAIWGSQQLNLSKGANYDGVVGIWYGKGPGVDRCGDVFRHGNAAGSAKNGGVLCLAGDDHGAKSSTVPHQSDHAFVSALMPYLYPSSIHEMIEMGLLGIAMSRYSGCWVGMKVITETVETTAEIDLTDEMKPFIIPPDFELPPGGLNLRWPDDRFDQDRRLQDYKGFAAIAFARANKVNRITMDSPNARFGIMASGKSYEDIRQALRELGVTPEVAAKIGLRLYKIGMPWPLEPQGVREFAVGLEEIFIIEERREIVENQVKQELFNWRDDVRPRIVGKMDEHDKRFLPFAEELSVASLASSLTERLLRLNLNPEIAEMLRAKADWFNGRQATQMQAVSPVTRTPYFCSGCPHNTSTKVPEGSRAFAGIGCHFMALWMDRSTETFTHMGGEGVPWVGVAPFTNEQHVFANLGDGTYFHSGSLAIRQAVASGANITYKILYNDATAMTGGQHVDGELSPQQITFQLHAEGIREIYLVSENPQLYPSSAIAPDTKVAHRDELDAVMKACREVKGASAIVFVQTCAAEKRRRRKRGTMEDPQRRLLINPAVCEGCGDCSVQSNCISVEPLETEFGRKRTINQSACNKDYSCLKGFCPSFVTVDGGALRRRAPAGIGDLGELPEPISKPSLDRPYNVAVGGVGGTGVLTIGALLGMAAHIEGKASMILDMSGLAQKGGAVLSHVRLSEHTADVTCSRIVTGTADLVIAADEVVAASKETMTLCESSRTVGVINSHVIPTADFILNRDFNFQSRKVNHVLETALRKDSAFVDFTKPAETLLGDAIATNMMMMGYAYQKGLLPLTAEAIEQAIEVNGVAIKMNTQAFRLGRLAAADPARIAAMMKGHDEDDAPNTLDAMSLDEIIVHRSAHLTAYQNDKLAARYQALVTQVRDAVRERGLGEALPRAVAVNYAKLLAYKDEYEVARLFSDGHFEQRLRDQFDGDFKISFNLAPPILGGGKDALGRPKKRAFGAWMLPVFRTLAKMRGLRGTAFDIFGYSADRRLERDLIAGYEKDVATVLGLLSEATHDTAVELLSLPDRIRGYGPVKEKAVKDAQVRYAQLAADLANPPSAPRQIAAE; this comes from the coding sequence ATGGGAATAAACCAGGGTCCGATCAGTCTCGATCAAAAATATACGCAAGGGTCCGGCCACGTCTTTCTGACAGGTATACAGGCACTGGTCCGCCTGCCGATGGCACAGATCCGCCGTGATCGCGCCAACGGGCTGAACACCGCCGGTTTCATCAGCGGCTATCGCGGTTCCCCGCTCGGCGGTTACGACCAGCAGCTTTTCGCCGCCCGCAAGCACCTCGAACAGTACAACATCAAGTTCCAGCCCGGGGTGAACGAAGACCTCGCGGCGACCGCGATCTGGGGGTCGCAGCAGCTCAACCTGTCCAAGGGCGCCAACTACGACGGCGTCGTCGGCATCTGGTACGGCAAGGGTCCGGGCGTCGACCGTTGCGGCGACGTGTTCCGCCACGGCAATGCGGCCGGTTCGGCGAAAAACGGCGGTGTGCTTTGTCTTGCCGGTGACGACCATGGCGCGAAATCGTCCACCGTCCCGCATCAGTCCGACCACGCCTTCGTCTCCGCGCTGATGCCGTATCTCTACCCCTCCAGCATCCACGAAATGATCGAGATGGGCCTGCTCGGGATCGCGATGTCGCGCTATTCCGGCTGCTGGGTCGGCATGAAGGTGATCACCGAGACGGTGGAGACCACCGCCGAGATCGACCTGACGGACGAGATGAAGCCCTTCATCATCCCGCCCGATTTCGAGTTGCCGCCGGGCGGGCTGAACCTGCGCTGGCCCGACGACCGTTTCGATCAGGACCGGCGGTTGCAGGACTATAAAGGCTTTGCCGCCATCGCCTTTGCCCGCGCCAACAAGGTCAACCGCATCACGATGGATTCGCCGAACGCGCGCTTCGGCATCATGGCCTCCGGCAAGAGCTACGAGGACATCCGCCAGGCCTTGCGCGAGCTCGGCGTCACGCCCGAAGTCGCCGCCAAGATTGGTCTGCGCCTTTACAAGATCGGCATGCCCTGGCCGCTCGAGCCGCAGGGGGTGCGCGAATTCGCGGTTGGACTTGAAGAGATCTTCATCATCGAAGAGCGCCGCGAGATCGTCGAGAACCAGGTCAAGCAGGAGCTGTTCAACTGGCGCGACGACGTGCGTCCGCGCATCGTCGGCAAGATGGACGAGCACGACAAGCGCTTTCTACCGTTCGCCGAGGAATTGAGTGTCGCGTCACTTGCGAGTTCGCTGACCGAGCGGCTGCTGCGCCTCAATCTCAATCCCGAAATCGCCGAAATGCTGCGCGCCAAGGCCGACTGGTTCAACGGCCGGCAGGCGACCCAGATGCAGGCGGTCTCGCCAGTCACGCGCACGCCGTATTTCTGCTCGGGCTGCCCGCACAACACCTCGACCAAGGTGCCGGAAGGCAGCCGCGCCTTTGCCGGCATCGGCTGCCATTTCATGGCGCTGTGGATGGACCGCTCGACCGAAACCTTCACCCATATGGGTGGCGAGGGCGTGCCGTGGGTGGGCGTTGCGCCCTTCACCAACGAACAGCACGTTTTTGCCAATCTCGGCGACGGCACCTATTTCCACTCCGGCAGCCTGGCGATCCGGCAGGCCGTCGCGTCCGGCGCCAACATCACCTACAAGATCCTCTATAACGACGCGACCGCCATGACCGGCGGCCAGCATGTCGACGGAGAGTTGTCGCCGCAGCAGATCACCTTCCAGCTTCACGCCGAAGGCATCCGCGAGATCTACCTGGTCTCCGAAAATCCGCAGCTCTATCCGTCGTCTGCGATCGCGCCGGATACCAAGGTCGCCCATCGCGACGAACTCGACGCGGTGATGAAGGCCTGCCGCGAGGTCAAGGGCGCTTCCGCAATCGTGTTCGTGCAGACCTGCGCGGCGGAAAAGCGCCGCCGCCGCAAACGCGGCACCATGGAAGACCCGCAGCGGCGGCTCCTGATCAATCCGGCAGTCTGCGAGGGCTGCGGCGATTGCTCGGTGCAGTCGAACTGCATCTCGGTCGAGCCGCTGGAGACCGAGTTCGGGCGCAAGCGCACCATCAACCAATCGGCCTGCAACAAGGACTATTCGTGTCTGAAGGGCTTTTGCCCGTCCTTTGTCACCGTCGATGGCGGGGCGTTGCGCCGCCGCGCGCCGGCGGGGATCGGCGATCTCGGCGAACTGCCCGAACCGATCTCCAAGCCGTCGCTCGATCGGCCCTATAACGTCGCGGTCGGCGGCGTCGGCGGCACCGGCGTGCTGACCATCGGCGCGCTGCTCGGCATGGCCGCGCACATCGAAGGCAAGGCCAGCATGATCCTCGACATGTCGGGCCTGGCGCAAAAGGGCGGCGCGGTGTTGAGCCATGTCCGGCTTTCCGAACATACCGCCGACGTCACCTGTTCGCGCATCGTCACCGGCACCGCCGATCTCGTGATCGCGGCGGATGAAGTTGTCGCCGCGTCGAAAGAGACCATGACGCTGTGTGAGAGCAGCCGCACCGTCGGCGTCATCAACAGCCACGTCATTCCGACCGCCGATTTCATCCTCAACCGCGACTTCAATTTCCAGAGCCGCAAGGTCAACCACGTGCTGGAAACCGCGTTGCGCAAGGATTCCGCATTCGTCGACTTCACCAAACCTGCGGAAACGCTGCTGGGCGACGCCATCGCCACCAACATGATGATGATGGGCTATGCCTACCAGAAAGGCCTGCTGCCGCTGACCGCCGAAGCCATCGAACAGGCCATTGAAGTCAACGGCGTCGCGATCAAGATGAACACGCAAGCTTTCCGGCTCGGCCGTCTTGCCGCCGCCGATCCCGCCCGGATCGCCGCGATGATGAAGGGGCACGACGAGGACGACGCGCCAAATACGCTCGATGCGATGTCACTCGATGAGATCATCGTCCATCGCAGCGCCCATCTGACGGCTTACCAGAACGATAAGCTTGCCGCGCGATACCAGGCGCTGGTTACGCAGGTGCGCGATGCGGTGCGCGAGCGCGGCTTAGGCGAGGCATTGCCGCGGGCGGTTGCCGTCAACTACGCCAAGCTGCTCGCCTACAAGGACGAGTACGAAGTCGCGCGCCTGTTCAGCGACGGCCATTTCGAGCAGCGGCTTCGCGACCAGTTCGACGGCGATTTCAAGATCAGCTTCAACCTTGCGCCTCCGATCCTCGGCGGCGGCAAGGACGCGCTGGGACGACCGAAGAAGCGCGCCTTCGGCGCCTGGATGTTGCCGGTGTTCCGGACGCTTGCCAAGATGCGCGGCCTGCGCGGCACGGCCTTCGATATCTTCGGCTACAGCGCCGATCGCAGGCTCGAACGCGATCTGATCGCGGGCTACGAGAAGGACGTCGCAACCGTGCTCGGCCTGTTGTCGGAGGCAACCCACGATACGGCCGTCGAGCTCCTGTCGCTGCCGGACCGCATCCGCGGCTATGGCCCGGTCAAGGAAAAGGCGGTCAAGGACGCGCAGGTGCGTTACGCGCAGCTTGCGGCCGATCTCGCCAATCCGCCGTCAGCCCCGCGCCAAATCGCGGCGGAGTAG
- a CDS encoding molybdate ABC transporter substrate-binding protein gives MLRRSPFWPLVSLAAYLAAQLPAVAEAPVRVLATGVFATSLRSLAEPFEAASGYKIQVSIANAGEVASRVAAGEATDLVMSSSAGITTLARQNALAPNDVVIGKMRLGVAVRSGAAVPDLASTEAFRTLLLSATTIAYIDPNGGGTSGPFFEKMFASLGVADAVHAKAVLCKTGSEIVSAVASGRAAVGMTQASEIVGASGVIFAGYLPDAQNLTTAYAASIATRASNPKGASAFLEFIAGPTGSDRLRRAGWDIER, from the coding sequence GTGTTGCGTCGTAGTCCATTTTGGCCGCTTGTAAGCCTCGCCGCGTATCTCGCCGCCCAGCTTCCCGCGGTGGCCGAGGCGCCTGTTCGGGTATTGGCGACGGGCGTTTTCGCGACGAGCTTGCGGTCATTGGCCGAGCCCTTCGAGGCGGCAAGCGGTTACAAAATCCAGGTGTCGATCGCCAATGCCGGCGAGGTCGCTTCCCGCGTCGCAGCCGGTGAGGCCACAGATCTCGTGATGTCGTCGTCCGCGGGCATCACGACGCTCGCCCGGCAAAATGCACTGGCTCCAAACGACGTCGTGATCGGCAAGATGCGGCTTGGCGTCGCCGTCCGTTCTGGCGCCGCGGTGCCGGACCTTGCCTCGACCGAGGCGTTCCGGACGCTGCTGTTGTCCGCAACAACAATTGCCTATATCGATCCGAACGGCGGCGGCACCTCCGGACCGTTTTTCGAGAAGATGTTCGCGTCGCTTGGCGTTGCTGACGCCGTTCATGCCAAGGCCGTGCTTTGCAAGACCGGATCGGAAATCGTCAGTGCGGTTGCCTCGGGACGGGCCGCCGTCGGCATGACCCAGGCGAGCGAGATCGTCGGCGCCAGCGGCGTTATCTTCGCGGGCTATCTGCCGGATGCGCAGAACCTTACGACCGCGTACGCCGCCTCCATTGCGACGCGGGCGAGCAACCCGAAGGGTGCTTCCGCATTTCTGGAGTTTATCGCGGGTCCGACCGGATCGGATCGTCTGCGCCGGGCCGGCTGGGATATCGAGCGATGA
- a CDS encoding GNAT family N-acetyltransferase, whose translation MADLIYRRATEKDVPAIVALLADDVLGASREAVGAESTPKYLNAFRAIDADANQFLLVVESSGQIVGTLQLTFIAGLSRGGLKRGLIEAVRISRDRRGEKIGEAMIAWAIEKCRHEQCGVVQLTTDKSRTDAHRFYDRLGFEPSHIGYKMMLA comes from the coding sequence ATGGCTGATCTGATTTACCGCCGGGCGACCGAAAAAGATGTGCCGGCCATCGTTGCCCTACTGGCGGATGACGTTCTGGGCGCGTCCAGGGAAGCGGTGGGAGCGGAGAGCACGCCGAAATACCTGAACGCGTTTCGCGCCATCGATGCAGACGCGAACCAGTTCCTGCTGGTCGTCGAAAGCAGTGGCCAGATCGTAGGCACCCTTCAGCTCACCTTCATCGCGGGACTGTCCCGTGGCGGACTAAAGCGAGGCCTGATCGAAGCCGTCCGGATCTCGCGCGATCGGCGCGGCGAGAAGATCGGCGAAGCGATGATCGCCTGGGCGATCGAAAAATGCCGGCACGAGCAGTGCGGGGTCGTTCAGCTGACCACCGACAAGTCGCGAACGGACGCGCACCGCTTCTACGACCGGCTGGGCTTCGAGCCGTCTCACATCGGCTACAAGATGATGCTCGCCTGA
- a CDS encoding ABC transporter substrate-binding protein: protein MQPSGATALFAGAVAVFLGAPAHAQSADPIRIGVIAEVQSIAGAATPGGAQIAADEINAKGGVLGRRIEIVTYDNKSSSADSVRAFQRAVSEDKVSAVIASYISEVVLALEPWAARLKMPLITPGAASNEITKAIHNDYEKNKYTFHGYLTSAAQAQLVCDAAKDLLVDSLKLKSVAIMSEDAAWTKPLDIGYEACLPKAGMKVVEHIRFSPDTTDFTPIFNNIESKKPDVIVTGISHVGVQPTVQWKNQQVPIAMFGISAQAFSPTFWNDTNGAADGIPTLAVATSDVAVTSKTKPFAKAFKAKYGTTPAYTGYTAYDEVYIITEAIQRAGSTDPDKMVTEMEKTKFEGTIGNIEFYGKDDEFTHGIKSGPGYVTGLVFQWQNGRQVAVWPAKIAEGKLEFPKFVKLSQ, encoded by the coding sequence ATGCAGCCATCAGGCGCGACGGCCCTGTTTGCGGGCGCGGTAGCGGTTTTTCTTGGGGCCCCGGCCCATGCCCAATCGGCAGATCCGATCAGGATCGGTGTCATCGCCGAGGTGCAATCGATCGCGGGCGCGGCGACGCCGGGTGGCGCGCAGATTGCCGCCGACGAGATCAACGCCAAGGGCGGCGTACTCGGGCGCAGGATAGAGATCGTGACCTATGACAACAAGAGCTCGTCGGCGGATTCGGTCCGTGCTTTCCAGCGCGCGGTCAGCGAGGACAAGGTCTCCGCGGTCATCGCCAGCTATATCAGCGAAGTCGTGCTGGCGCTCGAGCCCTGGGCGGCTCGTTTAAAGATGCCGCTGATCACGCCGGGCGCGGCGTCGAACGAAATCACGAAAGCGATCCACAACGACTACGAGAAGAACAAGTACACCTTCCACGGCTATCTGACCTCGGCGGCGCAGGCGCAGCTCGTCTGCGATGCCGCCAAGGATCTCCTGGTCGATAGTCTGAAATTGAAGAGCGTCGCGATCATGAGCGAGGACGCCGCCTGGACCAAGCCGCTCGACATCGGCTACGAGGCCTGCCTGCCGAAGGCCGGCATGAAGGTCGTCGAGCACATCCGCTTCTCGCCCGACACGACCGACTTCACGCCGATCTTCAACAACATCGAAAGCAAGAAGCCCGATGTGATCGTCACCGGCATCTCCCATGTCGGCGTGCAGCCGACCGTGCAATGGAAGAATCAGCAGGTGCCGATCGCGATGTTCGGCATCAGCGCACAGGCCTTCAGCCCGACCTTCTGGAACGACACCAACGGCGCCGCCGACGGCATTCCCACGCTTGCGGTCGCAACCTCCGACGTCGCCGTGACCTCGAAGACCAAGCCGTTCGCCAAAGCCTTCAAGGCCAAGTACGGCACGACGCCGGCCTATACCGGCTATACCGCCTATGACGAGGTCTACATCATCACCGAGGCGATCCAGCGCGCCGGCTCGACAGATCCCGACAAGATGGTCACGGAGATGGAGAAGACGAAGTTCGAAGGCACGATCGGCAACATCGAGTTCTACGGCAAGGACGACGAGTTCACCCACGGCATCAAGTCCGGCCCCGGCTACGTCACGGGCTTGGTGTTCCAGTGGCAGAACGGCAGGCAGGTTGCGGTGTGGCCGGCCAAGATCGCCGAAGGCAAGCTCGAGTTCCCGAAGTTCGTGAAGCTGTCGCAGTAA
- a CDS encoding adenylate/guanylate cyclase domain-containing protein, translating to MFRTSIRQKIVGIAAGLIVLAVITSALSMVMAARVGHLLDELTNRYVPAYGDLVRANVKSLERGLAVRQMVIAKMSNPPDEAGYAAHLKTFESANPEIARDAQAARDQIAAIIADTSTPSDNAALGRLDDRIDTAVNDLRERLDQQGAILLKQLDARHFDEAKSSFAAADALREEFDRKLAGIRADMMNQVEASATTVIREQRQTIWISAIVTGIAAVLGFVFAMMVGSGITGPVLRLLEGTREVEAGRLDRSISVTSRDEIGQLSAAFNRMIERLRQNQRVRETFGRYIDPRIAERLLGETAAAVSEGQRRVMTVLFCDMKGFTALSEGVTPQGLVKIMNRYLSTMSEPIHAHQGVIDKYIGDGIMAYWGPPFIDEADQAKGACSAAIDMIGRLEGLRKELPELLGVRVIPSDCDLRIGIATGEALVGSIGSEYMMSFTVMGDTVNLASRLESANKVYGSRCLISEATANLGVADFDLREIDRVVVTGQSQPQTVYEVMGRKDARTPQQQQLCERYAAGLSAYRARRWDEAHAAFTAAIEAAPGDAPSMALLARVAVLKQNPPPENWDGSWRIESK from the coding sequence ATGTTTCGAACATCCATCAGACAGAAGATTGTCGGCATCGCCGCCGGGCTGATCGTGCTCGCGGTGATCACATCGGCGCTGTCGATGGTCATGGCCGCTCGTGTCGGCCATCTGCTGGACGAACTCACCAATCGCTACGTCCCCGCCTATGGCGACCTCGTGCGGGCCAACGTGAAGTCGCTCGAGCGCGGGCTGGCGGTGCGGCAGATGGTCATTGCCAAGATGTCGAACCCGCCGGACGAAGCCGGCTATGCGGCGCATCTGAAGACCTTTGAATCGGCCAATCCCGAGATCGCCCGCGACGCGCAGGCCGCGCGCGACCAGATCGCGGCGATCATCGCCGACACCTCGACCCCCTCCGACAACGCCGCGCTCGGCCGTCTCGACGACCGCATCGACACCGCCGTCAACGACCTTCGCGAGCGCCTCGATCAACAGGGCGCAATCCTGCTGAAGCAACTCGACGCGCGCCATTTCGACGAAGCGAAATCGTCGTTTGCGGCCGCCGATGCGCTGCGCGAGGAATTCGACCGCAAGCTCGCCGGTATCCGCGCCGATATGATGAACCAGGTCGAGGCCAGCGCGACCACCGTCATACGCGAACAACGGCAGACGATCTGGATATCGGCGATCGTCACCGGCATCGCGGCGGTGCTCGGCTTCGTGTTCGCGATGATGGTGGGCAGCGGCATTACCGGCCCGGTGCTGCGGCTGCTGGAGGGTACGCGCGAGGTCGAGGCCGGCCGGCTCGACCGGTCGATCAGCGTGACGTCGCGCGACGAAATCGGCCAGCTCTCGGCGGCGTTCAACCGCATGATCGAACGGCTGCGCCAGAACCAGCGCGTCCGCGAGACGTTTGGCCGCTATATCGACCCCAGGATTGCCGAGCGTCTGCTCGGCGAAACCGCAGCCGCCGTTTCCGAAGGCCAGCGGCGGGTCATGACGGTGCTGTTCTGCGACATGAAGGGTTTCACGGCGCTGAGCGAGGGCGTCACGCCGCAGGGCCTGGTCAAGATCATGAACCGCTATCTGTCGACGATGTCGGAGCCGATCCATGCGCATCAGGGCGTCATCGACAAGTATATCGGTGACGGCATCATGGCCTATTGGGGTCCGCCCTTCATCGACGAAGCCGATCAAGCGAAGGGAGCCTGCTCCGCCGCCATTGACATGATCGGCCGCCTTGAAGGATTGCGGAAGGAATTGCCGGAGCTGCTGGGCGTGCGCGTGATACCGTCCGACTGCGATCTGCGGATCGGGATCGCAACCGGCGAGGCACTGGTCGGCTCTATCGGCTCGGAATACATGATGAGCTTCACGGTGATGGGCGACACCGTGAACCTGGCTTCAAGACTGGAGAGCGCCAACAAGGTCTATGGCAGCCGCTGCCTGATCTCGGAAGCAACCGCGAACCTGGGCGTGGCCGATTTCGACCTCCGCGAGATCGATCGCGTGGTGGTCACCGGCCAGAGCCAGCCGCAGACGGTCTACGAGGTCATGGGCAGGAAAGACGCCCGCACCCCGCAGCAACAACAGCTCTGCGAGCGCTACGCCGCAGGTCTCTCGGCCTATCGCGCGCGGCGCTGGGACGAAGCCCATGCCGCGTTCACCGCAGCGATCGAGGCCGCGCCCGGCGACGCGCCCTCGATGGCGCTGCTCGCGCGCGTCGCCGTCCTGAAACAAAATCCGCCGCCCGAGAATTGGGACGGCTCGTGGCGGATCGAGTCGAAATAG
- a CDS encoding GlcG/HbpS family heme-binding protein — MTIDSADVITASTISPAAMPTIFCLMDVRNMPLNPVQQGCRMANFSRRRKPFGAPAPRAQIVKCRPFIPAECRIHSTSDSAVLALSFPDLNQEIREEITVRSFRVQYAAAAAAACFAVASPANAQLLSHKDLSSSIAFTIAQTTIETCKTNGYAVSVTVVGRNGEIILQVRGDNTGPHTIENSFRKAYTARTFRSPSGDLVNRLKAEPTLGLIHLNNVIANQGALPIKVGDEVIGAAGASGAPGGEKDEACVKAGLDKVADQLK; from the coding sequence ATGACCATCGACAGCGCCGATGTGATCACCGCGAGCACGATCAGCCCGGCGGCGATGCCGACAATCTTCTGTCTGATGGATGTTCGAAACATGCCCCTCAACCCGGTTCAGCAGGGGTGCAGAATGGCGAATTTTAGCCGCCGGCGAAAGCCGTTTGGCGCTCCTGCCCCCCGGGCACAGATCGTGAAATGCCGGCCCTTTATTCCAGCGGAATGTCGAATCCACTCCACTAGCGACAGCGCGGTGCTTGCACTAAGCTTTCCGGACTTAAACCAAGAAATCCGGGAGGAAATCACCGTGCGATCGTTTAGGGTTCAATATGCCGCCGCTGCGGCCGCCGCTTGTTTCGCCGTCGCCAGTCCGGCGAACGCCCAATTGCTGAGCCACAAGGATCTGTCGTCTTCCATCGCTTTCACCATCGCCCAAACCACCATCGAAACCTGCAAGACCAATGGTTATGCGGTTTCGGTCACCGTGGTCGGCCGCAACGGCGAGATCATCTTGCAGGTGCGCGGAGACAATACCGGCCCGCACACCATCGAGAACAGCTTTCGCAAGGCTTACACGGCGCGGACCTTTCGGTCTCCGTCGGGCGACCTCGTCAATCGCCTGAAAGCCGAGCCGACGCTCGGACTGATCCATCTCAACAACGTCATCGCCAACCAGGGCGCGCTGCCGATCAAGGTGGGTGACGAGGTGATTGGTGCGGCCGGCGCATCCGGAGCGCCCGGCGGCGAAAAGGACGAGGCTTGCGTTAAAGCCGGGCTCGACAAGGTTGCGGATCAGCTCAAGTAA
- a CDS encoding HU family DNA-binding protein: MATQMSKSQLVEKIATTTELSKRDVKNVMDTLTDVGHKELKKSGVFLLPGWAKFVVVKKPATKARKGTNPFTGEEMMFKAKPARKIVRARPVKAAKDAV; encoded by the coding sequence ATGGCCACTCAAATGTCGAAGTCACAGCTCGTCGAAAAAATCGCGACGACCACCGAACTTTCCAAGCGCGACGTGAAGAACGTCATGGATACGCTGACGGATGTCGGCCACAAGGAACTGAAGAAGTCTGGCGTTTTCCTGCTGCCGGGCTGGGCGAAGTTCGTCGTGGTCAAGAAGCCCGCCACCAAGGCACGTAAGGGCACCAACCCGTTCACGGGTGAAGAAATGATGTTCAAGGCGAAGCCTGCCCGCAAGATCGTGCGCGCACGGCCGGTCAAGGCCGCCAAGGACGCAGTCTAG
- a CDS encoding cell envelope integrity protein TolA yields the protein MLNVRCLKHFTVVFIAVLPSCEALAQGQKPFDSAKIRDYVRGFVGPTSTANPPLLPLWAPTFRQQVDRCWKKPDGGSELPDVQAEFTIRLNSDGTLNGPPIPSVFNGPMTSYYQAYQESAQRALIECQPYQLPVDQFDQWKKFNPVFSNAKSSAQRPVSPDTPR from the coding sequence ATGTTAAACGTTCGCTGCCTAAAACATTTCACCGTCGTTTTTATTGCTGTCTTGCCGTCGTGTGAAGCGCTGGCCCAGGGGCAGAAGCCTTTTGATTCAGCAAAAATCAGGGACTACGTGCGCGGTTTCGTTGGGCCTACGTCAACAGCAAACCCGCCTCTATTGCCGCTATGGGCGCCGACATTCAGACAACAGGTGGATCGTTGTTGGAAAAAACCTGACGGCGGATCTGAACTACCGGATGTACAGGCAGAATTTACAATTCGCTTGAATTCCGACGGCACCCTCAACGGCCCCCCGATTCCAAGTGTGTTCAATGGGCCTATGACGTCTTATTATCAGGCTTATCAGGAAAGTGCCCAGCGAGCTCTAATCGAATGTCAGCCATATCAGCTGCCCGTCGATCAATTCGATCAGTGGAAGAAGTTTAATCCGGTATTTAGCAACGCGAAAAGTAGCGCACAGCGGCCGGTTTCACCGGATACCCCTCGCTAA